GGCGCCGCCGATGTAGAGGTCGATCGGCATCCACGCCTTTTCGATCGCGGGATCGATCGGCGCTGCGGCATTCTTCGGGTCGAGGAACCGCAGGTAGTACCAGCAACTGCCGGCCCATTGCGGCATCGTGTTCGTTTCGCGTTTGTATTTCACGCCGTCGATGACGGGGTAGAGCCATTCGTCGGGCGCCTTGTCGAGCGGCGGCTCGGGGCGGCCGTGCGGCTTGAAGTCGTCGAGGTGGGGGAGGTCGACCGGTAGTTGGTCTTCCGGCACGGCGCGAACGCGGCCGGTCTTGTTCCCGGCGGCGTCGAGTTCGTGCAAGATCGGGAACGGTTCGCCCCAGAACCGTTGCCGGCTGAAGAGCCAGTCGCGGAGCTTGTAGTTGACCGCTTCGCGGCCGACTTCGCGCTCGGTGAGATCGGCAATGATCTTGCGTTTGAATTCGGCAGTGGGAAGGCCGTTGTACTTGCCGGAGTTGATCGCGACGCCCGCGCCGCCGAAGCAGCGTTTGCCGGCGAGGACTTCTTCGCGCTCTTCCGGCGTGACAGCTTCGCCTGGGTCGACCACCGGGATGATCTTCAGGTTGAATTGCTGGGCGAATTCAAAGTCGCGCTCGTCGTGGGCCGCGACGGCCATGATGGCGCCGGTGCCGTAGGAGGCGAGCACATAGTCGGCGACCCAGATCGGGATGTGCTCCTCGTTCACCGGGTTCACGGCGTAGCTGCCGGTGAAGACGCCGGTCTTTTCCTTCGAGAGCTCGGTTCGCTCCAGGTCGCTCTTGCGGGTGGCTTGCTCGCGATAGGCGAGCACCTTGGCGGCTTCTTCCTTCTTGGTGAGGCGGTCGATGAGCGGGTGTTCCGGCGCGATCACCATGTAGGTGGCCCCGAAGAGGGTGTCGGGCCGCGTCGTGTAGACGTCGAGGCTCTCCTCGACGCGGATCTCCGTGGTGACGAAGAGCGATTCGGTCGTCCCTTCCTCGTCGGGGACGAGAACGTCCTGCACGCCGGGGAGGGGGAAGTAGACCTCGGCGCCGGTGCTTTTGCCGATCCAGTTGCGCTGGAGGGCTTTGATCCCATCGTGCCAGTCGAGCCCGTCGAGGTCCTTTTCTAAGCGGTCGGCGTAGGCGGTGATGCGGAGCATCCACTGCCGCAGCGGCATACGGACCACGGGGTGGCCGCCGCGCTCGCTCTTGCCGTCGATCACTTCTTCGTTGGCGAGCACCGTGCCCAGGGCAGGGCACCAGTTCACCGGGGCTTCGCTCTGGAAAGCGAGGCGGCGTTCGTCTTGGTAATCACGCACCGCCTCCGTGCCGAGGGCCGCGACTTCGGGCGGGATCGGCAACTCGGCGATCGGCCGGCCCTTTTGCAAGTCGGCGTCGAACCAAGTGTCGTAAATCTGCAGGAAGATCCACTGCGTCCAGCGGAAGTACTCCACGTCGGTCGTGGCGATTTCGCGGCCCCAGTCGTAGCTGAAGCCGAGGCTCTTCAGCTGCCGCCGGAAGGTCGAGATGTTTTTCTCGGTTTGGATCCGCGGGTGGACGCCCGTTTTGATGGCGTGTTCTTCCGCGGGGAGGCCGAAGCTATCGAACCCC
This sequence is a window from Lacipirellula parvula. Protein-coding genes within it:
- the leuS gene encoding leucine--tRNA ligase, yielding MPRYNPAAIEPKWQAYWEQHATFAAPKMPAGEKLYALDMFPYPSGDGLHVGHPEGYTATDIVCRAARMQGKSVVHPMGFDSFGLPAEEHAIKTGVHPRIQTEKNISTFRRQLKSLGFSYDWGREIATTDVEYFRWTQWIFLQIYDTWFDADLQKGRPIAELPIPPEVAALGTEAVRDYQDERRLAFQSEAPVNWCPALGTVLANEEVIDGKSERGGHPVVRMPLRQWMLRITAYADRLEKDLDGLDWHDGIKALQRNWIGKSTGAEVYFPLPGVQDVLVPDEEGTTESLFVTTEIRVEESLDVYTTRPDTLFGATYMVIAPEHPLIDRLTKKEEAAKVLAYREQATRKSDLERTELSKEKTGVFTGSYAVNPVNEEHIPIWVADYVLASYGTGAIMAVAAHDERDFEFAQQFNLKIIPVVDPGEAVTPEEREEVLAGKRCFGGAGVAINSGKYNGLPTAEFKRKIIADLTEREVGREAVNYKLRDWLFSRQRFWGEPFPILHELDAAGNKTGRVRAVPEDQLPVDLPHLDDFKPHGRPEPPLDKAPDEWLYPVIDGVKYKRETNTMPQWAGSCWYYLRFLDPKNAAAPIDPAIEKAWMPIDLYIGGAEHAVLHLLYARFWHKVLYDRGVVSTVEPFQKLVNQGMILGENNEKMSKSRGNVINPDEVVKEYGADALRLYEMFMGPLEATKPWSMEGVNGVYNFLGRAWRMIIDDRAEEMALSPALSDNAPNADELRVLHKTIKAVTEDVAKLSFNTAIARMMEFTNFFTKQERRPRACMEPFILLLAPFAPHMAEELWHALGHAKTLAYEPWPKFDESLIAESTVELAVQVNGKVRGKITVAADADNGTILAAAKAEPKVAEQLVGKTIAQEKVVPGRLVILAVK